A region of Denticeps clupeoides chromosome 19, fDenClu1.1, whole genome shotgun sequence DNA encodes the following proteins:
- the inpp5d gene encoding phosphatidylinositol 3,4,5-trisphosphate 5-phosphatase 1 isoform X1, which translates to MSSQQPWHHGNITRSRAEDLLSKAGKDGSFLLRDSESITGAYALCVLFQNCVYTYRILPNDEKKLSVQASEGVPIRFFTKLTDLVEAYYKEHMGLVTRLQFPVQKEEELEEEQEPVSQPPQLPPRNLPAPPSRDAEVSRPSISDVYLQRLQHVDASSLPEDHQKFIQEYFRQSIVLDAEQVQNGNPTLPNLKKLLMTICKSLNNEISRCLPSLETIQKVLEQPMSPGSSRLKSQVSADMSPSVAFRLEQLMTLLYSIEDKTSAAVFESVGYDGGHRNSLIPPATFEVKSAESLGISSKMYLKVDVEGGKLYFKKSKEGAEDKYFVHNKILQLVKSPKSQKLVVVLETEKEKTVRKEFVFDDTKKREGFCQLLQLMKNKHSGKPEPDMITIFVGTWNMGNANPPPSLASWFKCKGQGKTRDDTASQIPHDIYVIGTQEDPLGEKEWMDVVKGELRNITNISFKQVATQTLWNIRIVVLAKPEHENRISHVFSNSVKTGIANALGNKGAVGVSFMFNRTSFGFVNSHLTSGSEKKLRRNQNYTSILRFLNLGDKKLNPFDITHRFTHLFWLGDLNYRIELPFTEAENIVTKIKQQHYPELLRSDQLTMERSEEKVFLEYVEEEITFAPTYRFERDTREKYAYTKAKATGTKYNLPSWCDRVLRKSYPSVHVVCQSYGCTNDIMTSDHSPVFATFDVGVSSQFISKNDPTKLSEGGITFIGCQAILKTKSNTKFSIEFHSSCLEKFVKSAEGENQVNSEGSIKVRFGSQIELIPIISDPEFLLDQHVLISVKSTDGDESFGEGCVALRSAERSYTEFEITLTHHGERTGTLSGGVQVRTSEGKQTEKLYDFIKEERDDQGVQKSKAVERSTHVSDFSNPSYSGLSFKSSGITDRKVNAYGHVAKETSGNLSPKKTQSPTGRASELVGPDENHAEMFDNPLYGSMSKLTRGKEPEHLKKDLLMPPDGFFIFPKPSETDPERPPPIPSPRIRSYTSSETKPQAPPPPSTTSTTAGPSCASGSGLQPQSYVKRPVVPSRSEAGIIRPPVAAPIKCRAGQEPQVGPQVKPRDYRDSCELPNKLRATNRPSPPLPKEGEIITMHRFLSFLLSFSAHHEAAAPQKMSRSGGK; encoded by the exons TGACGAGAAGAAGCTGTCGGTGCAG GCCTCCGAAGGCGTCCCGATCCGCTTCTTTACCAAGTTGACAGATTTGGTGGAGGCCTATTATAAGGAGCACATGGGTCTGGTGACACGGCTGCAGTTCCCCGTGCAGAAGGAggaagagctggaggaggaacaGG AGCCAGTGAGTCAACCTCCTCAGCTCCCTCCCCGGAACTTGCCAGCACCCCCGTCTAGAGACGCAGAAGTTAGtcgtccctccatctctgacgTCTACCTGCAGCGACTGCAGCACGTCGACGCGTCCAG TTTACCCGAGGACCACCAAAAGTTCATTCAGGAATATTTCAGGCAGTCCATCGTCTTGGACGCAGAGCAGGTGCAGAATGGGAATCCAACCCTGCCAAACCTGAAGAAGCTCCTGATGACCATCTGCAAGAGCTTGAACAA TGAAATTTCCCGCTGCCTACCCTCTCTGGAGACTATTCAGAAGGTCCTGGAGCAGCCCATGTCTCCTGGAAGCAGCCGACTGAAGAGTCAG GTGTCTGCTGACATGAGTCCGTCTGTGGCCTTCAGGCTCGAGCAGCTGATGACGCTGCTTTACTCCATTGAAGATAAG ACCAGTGCTGCTGTGTTCGAGTCTGTCGGCTACGATGGCGGTCACAGGAATTCACTCATACCACCGGCGACATTTGAG GTCAAGTCAGCCGAGTCCCTTGGTATTTCAAGCAAAATGTACCTCAAGGTGGACGTGGAAGGCGGTAAACTGTACTTCAAGAAGTCCAAGGAAGGGGCGGAAGATAAATACTTTGTACACAATAAAA TCTTGCAGCTGGTAAAGTCCCCAAAATCCCAGAAGCTTGTTGTGGTGCTGGAGACGGAGAAAGAGAAGACCGTTCGAAAAGAATTTGTCTTCGATGATACGAAG AAAAGAGAAGGATTCTGCCAGCTTCTACAACTGATGAAGAACAAGCACTCAGGCAAACCTGAACCAGACATGATCACCATCTTCGTGGGCACATGGAACATGG GAAACGCCAACCCGCCTCCGAGCCTCGCGTCCTGGTTTAAGTGTAAGGGCCAGGGGAAGACGAGGGACGATACGGCGAGCCAGATCCCCCATGACATCTATGTCATAGGCACCCAGGAGGACCCCTTGGGAGAGAAGGAGTGGATGGATGTCGTGAAGGGCGAGTTGCGGAACATCACGAACATCAGCTTCAAGCAG GTGGCCACTCAGACACTGTGGAACATCAGGATTGTTGTTCTGGCCAAACCCGAGCATGAGAACCGCATCTCCCACGTCTTCTCCAACAGTGTCAAGACTGGCATTGCCAACGCTCTGG GAAACAAGGGTGCGGTCGGCGTGTCATTCATGTTCAACCGGACCTCTTTCGGGTTTGTGAACAGTCACCTGACCTCAGGAAGTGAAAAGAAGCTCAG ACGCAACCAGAACTACACCAGCATCCTTCGCTTTCTCAACTTGGGCGATAAGAAGTTGAACCCCTTTGACATCACACACCGCTTCACCCACCTCTTCTGGCTGGGAGATTTGAACTATCGCATTGAATTGCCCTTCACA GAAGCTGAGAACATCGTCACCAAGATCAAGCAGCAGCATTACCCAGAACTCCTCAGAAGTGACCAGCTCACCATGGAGAGGAGCGAGGAGAAGGTCTTCTTAGAATACG tGGAGGAAGAAATCACATTTGCTCCCACAtatcgctttgaaagagacacgAGGGAGAAATACGCCTACACCAAAGCCAAAGCTACTGGG ACAAAGTATAACCTCCCTTCCTGGTGCGACCGAGTTCTGCGCAAGTCGTACCCCTCGGTCCACGTGGTCTGTCAGTCATATG GATGCACCAATGACATTATGACCAGTGACCACTCGCCTGTGTTCGCCACGTTTGACGTTGGGGTGTCCTCACAGTTCATTTCCAAAAATG ACCCCACCAAGTTATCTGAGGGAGGAATTACATTCATCGGCTGCCAGGCAATTCTTAAAACAAAGTCAAACACCAAGTTCTCCATCGAGTTCCACTCCAGCTGCTTAGAAA agTTTGTAAAGAGCGCTGAGGGAGAGAACCAGGTGAATTCTGAAGGCTCCATAAAAGTGAGGTTCGGAAGTCAAATTGAG CTCATTCCCATCATCTCGGACCCCGAGTTTCTGCTGGACCAGCACGTCCTCATCAGTGTGAAGTCCACAGACGGCGACGAGTCTTTCG gTGAGGGGTGTGTGGCACTGCGCTCGGCGGAGCGCTCCTACACGGAGTTCGAGATCACGCTCACTCACCACGGCGAGAGGACGGGCACCCTGAGCGGCGGGGTGCAGGTCCGCACCTCAGAGGGCAAACAGACAGAGAAGCTGTACG ATTTCATCAAAGAGGAAAGAGATGATCAAGGCGTGCAAAAGAGCAAGGCAGTTGAAAG GTCAACCCATGTCTCTGACTTCAGCAACCCGAGCTACAGTGGTTTGAGCTTCAAGTCAAGCGGCATCACAGACAGAAAAGTTAACGCCTATGGACACGTTGCCAAGGAAACGTCTGGTAACCTGTCCCCAAAAAAGACACAGAGTCCCACAGGGAGAGCAAGTGAACTTGT AGGACCTGACGAGAACCATGCTGAGATGTTTGATAACCCTCTGTATGGCTCCATGTCGAAGTTGACTCGAGGCAAGGAGCCGGAGCACTTAAAGAAAGACCTCCTGATGCCACCAGATGGATTCTTCATATTCCCTAAACCTTCAGAGACGGACCCGGAGCGGCCTCCCCCGATCCCCAGCCCACGCATCCGCTCCTACACCTCCTCCGAGACCAAACCCCAGGCCCCGCCGCCAcccagcaccaccagcaccaccgcCGGCCCGAGCTGCGCCAGCGGCAGCGGCCTGCAGCCGCAATCCTATGTCAAAAGACCAGTAGTGCCGTCGAGGTCCGAAGCGGGCATCATCCGGCCCCCTGTAGCCGCCCCCATAAAATGCCGAGCCGGCCAAGAGCCACAGGTTGGCCCACAGGTCAAGCCCAGGGACTACAGAGACAGCTGTGAACTCCCCAACAAGCTCCGGGCTACGAACAGGCCGAGCCCACCACTCCCTAAAGAAG GGGAAATCATTACGATGCAtcgctttctctcttttcttctttcattttcagcacATCATGAAGCGGCTGCACCTCAGAAAATGAGTCGGTCGGGAGGAAAATGA
- the inpp5d gene encoding phosphatidylinositol 3,4,5-trisphosphate 5-phosphatase 1 isoform X2: protein MSSQQPWHHGNITRSRAEDLLSKAGKDGSFLLRDSESITGAYALCVLFQNCVYTYRILPNDEKKLSVQASEGVPIRFFTKLTDLVEAYYKEHMGLVTRLQFPVQKEEELEEEQEPVSQPPQLPPRNLPAPPSRDAEVSRPSISDVYLQRLQHVDASSLPEDHQKFIQEYFRQSIVLDAEQVQNGNPTLPNLKKLLMTICKSLNNEISRCLPSLETIQKVLEQPMSPGSSRLKSQVSADMSPSVAFRLEQLMTLLYSIEDKTSAAVFESVGYDGGHRNSLIPPATFEVKSAESLGISSKMYLKVDVEGGKLYFKKSKEGAEDKYFVHNKILQLVKSPKSQKLVVVLETEKEKTVRKEFVFDDTKKREGFCQLLQLMKNKHSGKPEPDMITIFVGTWNMGNANPPPSLASWFKCKGQGKTRDDTASQIPHDIYVIGTQEDPLGEKEWMDVVKGELRNITNISFKQVATQTLWNIRIVVLAKPEHENRISHVFSNSVKTGIANALGNKGAVGVSFMFNRTSFGFVNSHLTSGSEKKLRRNQNYTSILRFLNLGDKKLNPFDITHRFTHLFWLGDLNYRIELPFTEAENIVTKIKQQHYPELLRSDQLTMERSEEKVFLEYVEEEITFAPTYRFERDTREKYAYTKAKATGTKYNLPSWCDRVLRKSYPSVHVVCQSYGCTNDIMTSDHSPVFATFDVGVSSQFISKNDPTKLSEGGITFIGCQAILKTKSNTKFSIEFHSSCLEKFVKSAEGENQVNSEGSIKVRFGSQIELIPIISDPEFLLDQHVLISVKSTDGDESFGEGCVALRSAERSYTEFEITLTHHGERTGTLSGGVQVRTSEGKQTEKLYDFIKEERDDQGVQKSKAVERSTHVSDFSNPSYSGLSFKSSGITDRKVNAYGHVAKETSGNLSPKKTQSPTGRASELVGPDENHAEMFDNPLYGSMSKLTRGKEPEHLKKDLLMPPDGFFIFPKPSETDPERPPPIPSPRIRSYTSSETKPQAPPPPSTTSTTAGPSCASGSGLQPQSYVKRPVVPSRSEAGIIRPPVAAPIKCRAGQEPQVGPQVKPRDYRDSCELPNKLRATNRPSPPLPKEAHHEAAAPQKMSRSGGK, encoded by the exons TGACGAGAAGAAGCTGTCGGTGCAG GCCTCCGAAGGCGTCCCGATCCGCTTCTTTACCAAGTTGACAGATTTGGTGGAGGCCTATTATAAGGAGCACATGGGTCTGGTGACACGGCTGCAGTTCCCCGTGCAGAAGGAggaagagctggaggaggaacaGG AGCCAGTGAGTCAACCTCCTCAGCTCCCTCCCCGGAACTTGCCAGCACCCCCGTCTAGAGACGCAGAAGTTAGtcgtccctccatctctgacgTCTACCTGCAGCGACTGCAGCACGTCGACGCGTCCAG TTTACCCGAGGACCACCAAAAGTTCATTCAGGAATATTTCAGGCAGTCCATCGTCTTGGACGCAGAGCAGGTGCAGAATGGGAATCCAACCCTGCCAAACCTGAAGAAGCTCCTGATGACCATCTGCAAGAGCTTGAACAA TGAAATTTCCCGCTGCCTACCCTCTCTGGAGACTATTCAGAAGGTCCTGGAGCAGCCCATGTCTCCTGGAAGCAGCCGACTGAAGAGTCAG GTGTCTGCTGACATGAGTCCGTCTGTGGCCTTCAGGCTCGAGCAGCTGATGACGCTGCTTTACTCCATTGAAGATAAG ACCAGTGCTGCTGTGTTCGAGTCTGTCGGCTACGATGGCGGTCACAGGAATTCACTCATACCACCGGCGACATTTGAG GTCAAGTCAGCCGAGTCCCTTGGTATTTCAAGCAAAATGTACCTCAAGGTGGACGTGGAAGGCGGTAAACTGTACTTCAAGAAGTCCAAGGAAGGGGCGGAAGATAAATACTTTGTACACAATAAAA TCTTGCAGCTGGTAAAGTCCCCAAAATCCCAGAAGCTTGTTGTGGTGCTGGAGACGGAGAAAGAGAAGACCGTTCGAAAAGAATTTGTCTTCGATGATACGAAG AAAAGAGAAGGATTCTGCCAGCTTCTACAACTGATGAAGAACAAGCACTCAGGCAAACCTGAACCAGACATGATCACCATCTTCGTGGGCACATGGAACATGG GAAACGCCAACCCGCCTCCGAGCCTCGCGTCCTGGTTTAAGTGTAAGGGCCAGGGGAAGACGAGGGACGATACGGCGAGCCAGATCCCCCATGACATCTATGTCATAGGCACCCAGGAGGACCCCTTGGGAGAGAAGGAGTGGATGGATGTCGTGAAGGGCGAGTTGCGGAACATCACGAACATCAGCTTCAAGCAG GTGGCCACTCAGACACTGTGGAACATCAGGATTGTTGTTCTGGCCAAACCCGAGCATGAGAACCGCATCTCCCACGTCTTCTCCAACAGTGTCAAGACTGGCATTGCCAACGCTCTGG GAAACAAGGGTGCGGTCGGCGTGTCATTCATGTTCAACCGGACCTCTTTCGGGTTTGTGAACAGTCACCTGACCTCAGGAAGTGAAAAGAAGCTCAG ACGCAACCAGAACTACACCAGCATCCTTCGCTTTCTCAACTTGGGCGATAAGAAGTTGAACCCCTTTGACATCACACACCGCTTCACCCACCTCTTCTGGCTGGGAGATTTGAACTATCGCATTGAATTGCCCTTCACA GAAGCTGAGAACATCGTCACCAAGATCAAGCAGCAGCATTACCCAGAACTCCTCAGAAGTGACCAGCTCACCATGGAGAGGAGCGAGGAGAAGGTCTTCTTAGAATACG tGGAGGAAGAAATCACATTTGCTCCCACAtatcgctttgaaagagacacgAGGGAGAAATACGCCTACACCAAAGCCAAAGCTACTGGG ACAAAGTATAACCTCCCTTCCTGGTGCGACCGAGTTCTGCGCAAGTCGTACCCCTCGGTCCACGTGGTCTGTCAGTCATATG GATGCACCAATGACATTATGACCAGTGACCACTCGCCTGTGTTCGCCACGTTTGACGTTGGGGTGTCCTCACAGTTCATTTCCAAAAATG ACCCCACCAAGTTATCTGAGGGAGGAATTACATTCATCGGCTGCCAGGCAATTCTTAAAACAAAGTCAAACACCAAGTTCTCCATCGAGTTCCACTCCAGCTGCTTAGAAA agTTTGTAAAGAGCGCTGAGGGAGAGAACCAGGTGAATTCTGAAGGCTCCATAAAAGTGAGGTTCGGAAGTCAAATTGAG CTCATTCCCATCATCTCGGACCCCGAGTTTCTGCTGGACCAGCACGTCCTCATCAGTGTGAAGTCCACAGACGGCGACGAGTCTTTCG gTGAGGGGTGTGTGGCACTGCGCTCGGCGGAGCGCTCCTACACGGAGTTCGAGATCACGCTCACTCACCACGGCGAGAGGACGGGCACCCTGAGCGGCGGGGTGCAGGTCCGCACCTCAGAGGGCAAACAGACAGAGAAGCTGTACG ATTTCATCAAAGAGGAAAGAGATGATCAAGGCGTGCAAAAGAGCAAGGCAGTTGAAAG GTCAACCCATGTCTCTGACTTCAGCAACCCGAGCTACAGTGGTTTGAGCTTCAAGTCAAGCGGCATCACAGACAGAAAAGTTAACGCCTATGGACACGTTGCCAAGGAAACGTCTGGTAACCTGTCCCCAAAAAAGACACAGAGTCCCACAGGGAGAGCAAGTGAACTTGT AGGACCTGACGAGAACCATGCTGAGATGTTTGATAACCCTCTGTATGGCTCCATGTCGAAGTTGACTCGAGGCAAGGAGCCGGAGCACTTAAAGAAAGACCTCCTGATGCCACCAGATGGATTCTTCATATTCCCTAAACCTTCAGAGACGGACCCGGAGCGGCCTCCCCCGATCCCCAGCCCACGCATCCGCTCCTACACCTCCTCCGAGACCAAACCCCAGGCCCCGCCGCCAcccagcaccaccagcaccaccgcCGGCCCGAGCTGCGCCAGCGGCAGCGGCCTGCAGCCGCAATCCTATGTCAAAAGACCAGTAGTGCCGTCGAGGTCCGAAGCGGGCATCATCCGGCCCCCTGTAGCCGCCCCCATAAAATGCCGAGCCGGCCAAGAGCCACAGGTTGGCCCACAGGTCAAGCCCAGGGACTACAGAGACAGCTGTGAACTCCCCAACAAGCTCCGGGCTACGAACAGGCCGAGCCCACCACTCCCTAAAGAAG cacATCATGAAGCGGCTGCACCTCAGAAAATGAGTCGGTCGGGAGGAAAATGA
- the inpp5d gene encoding phosphatidylinositol 3,4,5-trisphosphate 5-phosphatase 1 isoform X3 codes for MGLVTRLQFPVQKEEELEEEQEPVSQPPQLPPRNLPAPPSRDAEVSRPSISDVYLQRLQHVDASSLPEDHQKFIQEYFRQSIVLDAEQVQNGNPTLPNLKKLLMTICKSLNNEISRCLPSLETIQKVLEQPMSPGSSRLKSQVSADMSPSVAFRLEQLMTLLYSIEDKTSAAVFESVGYDGGHRNSLIPPATFEVKSAESLGISSKMYLKVDVEGGKLYFKKSKEGAEDKYFVHNKILQLVKSPKSQKLVVVLETEKEKTVRKEFVFDDTKKREGFCQLLQLMKNKHSGKPEPDMITIFVGTWNMGNANPPPSLASWFKCKGQGKTRDDTASQIPHDIYVIGTQEDPLGEKEWMDVVKGELRNITNISFKQVATQTLWNIRIVVLAKPEHENRISHVFSNSVKTGIANALGNKGAVGVSFMFNRTSFGFVNSHLTSGSEKKLRRNQNYTSILRFLNLGDKKLNPFDITHRFTHLFWLGDLNYRIELPFTEAENIVTKIKQQHYPELLRSDQLTMERSEEKVFLEYVEEEITFAPTYRFERDTREKYAYTKAKATGTKYNLPSWCDRVLRKSYPSVHVVCQSYGCTNDIMTSDHSPVFATFDVGVSSQFISKNDPTKLSEGGITFIGCQAILKTKSNTKFSIEFHSSCLEKFVKSAEGENQVNSEGSIKVRFGSQIELIPIISDPEFLLDQHVLISVKSTDGDESFGEGCVALRSAERSYTEFEITLTHHGERTGTLSGGVQVRTSEGKQTEKLYDFIKEERDDQGVQKSKAVERSTHVSDFSNPSYSGLSFKSSGITDRKVNAYGHVAKETSGNLSPKKTQSPTGRASELVGPDENHAEMFDNPLYGSMSKLTRGKEPEHLKKDLLMPPDGFFIFPKPSETDPERPPPIPSPRIRSYTSSETKPQAPPPPSTTSTTAGPSCASGSGLQPQSYVKRPVVPSRSEAGIIRPPVAAPIKCRAGQEPQVGPQVKPRDYRDSCELPNKLRATNRPSPPLPKEGEIITMHRFLSFLLSFSAHHEAAAPQKMSRSGGK; via the exons ATGGGTCTGGTGACACGGCTGCAGTTCCCCGTGCAGAAGGAggaagagctggaggaggaacaGG AGCCAGTGAGTCAACCTCCTCAGCTCCCTCCCCGGAACTTGCCAGCACCCCCGTCTAGAGACGCAGAAGTTAGtcgtccctccatctctgacgTCTACCTGCAGCGACTGCAGCACGTCGACGCGTCCAG TTTACCCGAGGACCACCAAAAGTTCATTCAGGAATATTTCAGGCAGTCCATCGTCTTGGACGCAGAGCAGGTGCAGAATGGGAATCCAACCCTGCCAAACCTGAAGAAGCTCCTGATGACCATCTGCAAGAGCTTGAACAA TGAAATTTCCCGCTGCCTACCCTCTCTGGAGACTATTCAGAAGGTCCTGGAGCAGCCCATGTCTCCTGGAAGCAGCCGACTGAAGAGTCAG GTGTCTGCTGACATGAGTCCGTCTGTGGCCTTCAGGCTCGAGCAGCTGATGACGCTGCTTTACTCCATTGAAGATAAG ACCAGTGCTGCTGTGTTCGAGTCTGTCGGCTACGATGGCGGTCACAGGAATTCACTCATACCACCGGCGACATTTGAG GTCAAGTCAGCCGAGTCCCTTGGTATTTCAAGCAAAATGTACCTCAAGGTGGACGTGGAAGGCGGTAAACTGTACTTCAAGAAGTCCAAGGAAGGGGCGGAAGATAAATACTTTGTACACAATAAAA TCTTGCAGCTGGTAAAGTCCCCAAAATCCCAGAAGCTTGTTGTGGTGCTGGAGACGGAGAAAGAGAAGACCGTTCGAAAAGAATTTGTCTTCGATGATACGAAG AAAAGAGAAGGATTCTGCCAGCTTCTACAACTGATGAAGAACAAGCACTCAGGCAAACCTGAACCAGACATGATCACCATCTTCGTGGGCACATGGAACATGG GAAACGCCAACCCGCCTCCGAGCCTCGCGTCCTGGTTTAAGTGTAAGGGCCAGGGGAAGACGAGGGACGATACGGCGAGCCAGATCCCCCATGACATCTATGTCATAGGCACCCAGGAGGACCCCTTGGGAGAGAAGGAGTGGATGGATGTCGTGAAGGGCGAGTTGCGGAACATCACGAACATCAGCTTCAAGCAG GTGGCCACTCAGACACTGTGGAACATCAGGATTGTTGTTCTGGCCAAACCCGAGCATGAGAACCGCATCTCCCACGTCTTCTCCAACAGTGTCAAGACTGGCATTGCCAACGCTCTGG GAAACAAGGGTGCGGTCGGCGTGTCATTCATGTTCAACCGGACCTCTTTCGGGTTTGTGAACAGTCACCTGACCTCAGGAAGTGAAAAGAAGCTCAG ACGCAACCAGAACTACACCAGCATCCTTCGCTTTCTCAACTTGGGCGATAAGAAGTTGAACCCCTTTGACATCACACACCGCTTCACCCACCTCTTCTGGCTGGGAGATTTGAACTATCGCATTGAATTGCCCTTCACA GAAGCTGAGAACATCGTCACCAAGATCAAGCAGCAGCATTACCCAGAACTCCTCAGAAGTGACCAGCTCACCATGGAGAGGAGCGAGGAGAAGGTCTTCTTAGAATACG tGGAGGAAGAAATCACATTTGCTCCCACAtatcgctttgaaagagacacgAGGGAGAAATACGCCTACACCAAAGCCAAAGCTACTGGG ACAAAGTATAACCTCCCTTCCTGGTGCGACCGAGTTCTGCGCAAGTCGTACCCCTCGGTCCACGTGGTCTGTCAGTCATATG GATGCACCAATGACATTATGACCAGTGACCACTCGCCTGTGTTCGCCACGTTTGACGTTGGGGTGTCCTCACAGTTCATTTCCAAAAATG ACCCCACCAAGTTATCTGAGGGAGGAATTACATTCATCGGCTGCCAGGCAATTCTTAAAACAAAGTCAAACACCAAGTTCTCCATCGAGTTCCACTCCAGCTGCTTAGAAA agTTTGTAAAGAGCGCTGAGGGAGAGAACCAGGTGAATTCTGAAGGCTCCATAAAAGTGAGGTTCGGAAGTCAAATTGAG CTCATTCCCATCATCTCGGACCCCGAGTTTCTGCTGGACCAGCACGTCCTCATCAGTGTGAAGTCCACAGACGGCGACGAGTCTTTCG gTGAGGGGTGTGTGGCACTGCGCTCGGCGGAGCGCTCCTACACGGAGTTCGAGATCACGCTCACTCACCACGGCGAGAGGACGGGCACCCTGAGCGGCGGGGTGCAGGTCCGCACCTCAGAGGGCAAACAGACAGAGAAGCTGTACG ATTTCATCAAAGAGGAAAGAGATGATCAAGGCGTGCAAAAGAGCAAGGCAGTTGAAAG GTCAACCCATGTCTCTGACTTCAGCAACCCGAGCTACAGTGGTTTGAGCTTCAAGTCAAGCGGCATCACAGACAGAAAAGTTAACGCCTATGGACACGTTGCCAAGGAAACGTCTGGTAACCTGTCCCCAAAAAAGACACAGAGTCCCACAGGGAGAGCAAGTGAACTTGT AGGACCTGACGAGAACCATGCTGAGATGTTTGATAACCCTCTGTATGGCTCCATGTCGAAGTTGACTCGAGGCAAGGAGCCGGAGCACTTAAAGAAAGACCTCCTGATGCCACCAGATGGATTCTTCATATTCCCTAAACCTTCAGAGACGGACCCGGAGCGGCCTCCCCCGATCCCCAGCCCACGCATCCGCTCCTACACCTCCTCCGAGACCAAACCCCAGGCCCCGCCGCCAcccagcaccaccagcaccaccgcCGGCCCGAGCTGCGCCAGCGGCAGCGGCCTGCAGCCGCAATCCTATGTCAAAAGACCAGTAGTGCCGTCGAGGTCCGAAGCGGGCATCATCCGGCCCCCTGTAGCCGCCCCCATAAAATGCCGAGCCGGCCAAGAGCCACAGGTTGGCCCACAGGTCAAGCCCAGGGACTACAGAGACAGCTGTGAACTCCCCAACAAGCTCCGGGCTACGAACAGGCCGAGCCCACCACTCCCTAAAGAAG GGGAAATCATTACGATGCAtcgctttctctcttttcttctttcattttcagcacATCATGAAGCGGCTGCACCTCAGAAAATGAGTCGGTCGGGAGGAAAATGA
- the calr gene encoding calreticulin — translation MTTLRLLVLTFSAALAAAEPVVHFREQFEDGDAWRSRWVDSKHQSDYGKLVLSAGKFYGDAEKDKGLQTSQDARFYSSSSRFQGVSSQGQTLVIQFTVKHEQNIDCGGGYVKLFPSELNQEDMHGDSEYNIMFGPDICGPGTKKVHVIFNYKGKNHLINKDIRCKDDEYTHLYTLIVNPDNTYEVKIDNKKVESGSLEDDWDFLPPKKIKDPEAKKPADWDEREKVDDPDDKKPEDWDKPETIPDPDAKKPDDWDEEMDGEWEPPMVTNPEYKGEWKPKQIDNPAYKGKWVHPEIDNPEYTADPEIYKYDSIGVIGLDLWQVKSGTIFDNFLITNDPKLAEEVGNDTWGATKDPEKKMKENQEAEERKKREEEEEKRKEEAKDEDEEEKNEEEEEEEEEEEEEEEEEEEEGEEEEEETDSKLKDEL, via the exons ATGACGACGCTGCGCCTGCTGGTCCTGACCTTCTCGGCCGCGCTGGCGGCCGCGGAGCCCGTGGTGCATTTCCGAGAGCAGTTCGAGGACGGAG ACGCCTGGAGGAGCCGCTGGGTGGATTCCAAACACCAGTCCGACTACGGCAAGTTGGTTCTGTCTGCGGGCAAATTTTACGGCGATGCAGAGAAAGATAAAG GCCTTCAGACCAGCCAGGACGCCCGCTTCTACTCCTCTTCCTCACGCTTCCAGGGCGTCAGCAGCCAGGGCCAGACCCTGGTGATCCAGTTCACCGTGAAGCACGAGCAGAACATCGACTGTGGCGGCGGCTACGTGAAACTCTTCCCGTCTGAGCTGAATCAGGAGGACATGCACGGAGACTCCGAGTATAACATCATGTTCG GACCTGATATCTGTGGCCCAGGCACTAAGAAGGTTCATGTGATTTTCAATTATAAGGGCAAGAACCACCTGATCAACAAAGACATAAGATGCAAG GACGATGAGTACACGCACCTTTACACGCTGATCGTCAACCCCGACAACACCTACGAGGTGAAGATAGACAACAAGAAGGTGGAGTCTGGCAGTCTGGAGGATGACTGGGACTTCCTGCCCCCTAAAAAGATCAAAGATCCGGAGGCCAAGAAGCCCGCGGACTGGGACGAGAGGGAGAAGGTCGACGACCCTGACGACAAGAAACCAGAG GACTGGGATAAGCCTGAGACCATCCCTGACCCTGATGCCAAGAAGCCTGACGACTGGGACGAGGAGATGGACGGCGAGTGGGAGCCGCCCATGGTCACCAATCCAGAGTACAAG GGTGAATGGAAGCCCAAACAGATTGATAACCCCGCCTACAAGGGCAAGTGGGTTCACCCAGAGATCGACAACCCCGAGTACACGGCCGACCCTGAGATCTACAAATACGACAGCATCGGGGTCATTGGTCTGGACCTGTGGCAG GTGAAATCAGGGACCATCTTTGACAATTTCCTCATCACCAATGACCCCAAGTTGGCAGAAGAAGTTGGAAATGATACCTGGGGTGCCACCAAG GACCCTGAGAAAAAGATGAAGGAGAACCAGGAAGCAGAGGAGCGAAAGAAacgggaggaggaagaggagaagaggaaggaggaggcaAAGGACGAAGACGAAGAGGAAAAgaacgaagaggaggaggaggaggaggaggaagaagaagaagaggaggaggaagaagaagaagagggtgaggaggaagaggaagaaacagACTCTAAACTCAAGGATGAGTTATAA